The DNA window CCAGGACCCGTACGCCTCGCTGGATCCGATGTTCACTGTGGACAGACTGATCACGGAGCCGCTCCGCGTGTTCGGTGTCGGCGATCGGGCGAGTCGACGGGCCAGGGTGCGCGAGCTGCTCGACCAGGTCGCGCTGCCGGCGGAGGTGGCCCAGCGCTACCCGAACGAGCTGTCCGGCGGGCAGCGCCAGCGGGTGGCGATCGCCCGCGCGCTCGCGCTCAGCCCGGGGCTGGTGGTCTGCGACGAAGCGGTTTCCGCGCTGGACGTCCTGGTGCAGGACCAGATCCTGAACCTCCTCGCCAGCTTGCAGGAGGACCTCGGCGTGAGCTACTTGTTCATTTCGCACGACCTCGCCGTGGTCCGGTCGATCGCCGACGAAGTGCTCGTGATGCGGGAGGGCCGCGTCGTCGAACAGGGCGCGGTGGCCCAGGTGCTCGATGCACCCGCGGACCCTTACACGCAACGGCTGCTCGATGCGATCCCCGGCGCGGGCGTGCTGCCGTAAACCCGTTTGTTGCATCCGCGCGTGAACCGTTCGGGCGCGGTGTTCGGCGGCCCGTCGGTGTAGGTGAACCCGCCAGGAGTTGTCACGGTGACGGTGCCGTCGTCGTTGGTGGTGATGTCCCACCCGGCTTCCGCGCGCAGTAGGTGGTGCCGTCGGCACAGCGGCCGGAGGTTCGCCTCGTCGGTTCCGCCGCCGTCGGCCCAGGCGGTGGCGTGGTCGAGGTCGGTGTACTGCGCGGGCCGGTTGCACCCCGGCATGGCACACGTGCGGCGCAGGGCGTGGATGTACCGCCGCACCGCTCTCGGCGGCCGGTAGCTTTTGCGCCCCACGTCCATCGGTTTCCCGGTGATCGGCGCGGTGACGATCCGGTTCCAGGTCGAGTTGCGGTCGAACGCGATTTCGCGTGCCAGTTCCGGTGAAATCTCGCCGTACCCGGTGAGTTCGGCGGGGTTTTCGCGTAGCCGCAGCAGGGTTGGCAGGTCGACGTGGACGAAGATCTGCGCCCGCGGCCGCCCGTCGGGTTGGCCGCCGAGGCACCGAGCCGCCAACGCGTCCACCCGCAACTGGTCCATTGTTCGATTGTCGCCCTGCTGTTTGAGCCTGCGCGCGTCCTGATCGCACAGGGCGTAGATCGCCTGGGCCCGGTCCGCTGGCAACTCCGCGAACAAGGTCGACGAGCCGTGATCCCCGTGCCGAAGCTCCAAAACCCGAGCCGCTGCTTTCTTCTGTCGCCGCCGTTCGTACCCGTCCGGGTCGAGCCGCATCGCCAGTGAGTTCACCGCCCGCCGCAATGCCGCCGGATTGCCCACATCGAACCGCAACCGCGAATCCACCTGCCGCGCAACACTTTCGGACACGCACGAGGTAGCTTCGAACCCCCGCGACGCGGCGTACTCATCGATAACACCGGCCTCCAAGGCTTCCAAGGCGCAGGGCAAGTAGGAGGTCAACGCGTCAGCGAGCGCCGTCCTCCGCTCCGCCGCCGCCTCCGACATCCTGCACAGCAACGCCACCTCGGACACCACCGACCGCCGAGACCCCAGCGAGGCCATCTGTGCAATCCCGCGCAATTCAAAAGCGCTCTCGCGACACCAATTTACCCGCCGCTCGGCAACAAAGCGAGCCGCGGACGAACAATTCAGAAACTCCCCATCGCTGAACACCCTGCAAGTATACCAACAATTCTGAGCAAGCGCCAACAAAAAACAAACTCGAAGAATGCACTTTGGTGCCAACTACAACAAAACCGGAGCATCGACAACGCTACCGCACCATCCACACCAAGCGACGCCATCGCAACGCAACCACCACGAAAACCGAAACGCCGGAACCACAGCCCCCACCGCAGCCCTACGAACGAAAGCCGACCACGATGCCCGGTCCGTGGGGAACTGACGCTGGTGACCAACGACGCGACCCGCACCGAGGAGCG is part of the Amycolatopsis sp. CA-230715 genome and encodes:
- a CDS encoding HNH endonuclease signature motif containing protein; amino-acid sequence: MFSDGEFLNCSSAARFVAERRVNWCRESAFELRGIAQMASLGSRRSVVSEVALLCRMSEAAAERRTALADALTSYLPCALEALEAGVIDEYAASRGFEATSCVSESVARQVDSRLRFDVGNPAALRRAVNSLAMRLDPDGYERRRQKKAAARVLELRHGDHGSSTLFAELPADRAQAIYALCDQDARRLKQQGDNRTMDQLRVDALAARCLGGQPDGRPRAQIFVHVDLPTLLRLRENPAELTGYGEISPELAREIAFDRNSTWNRIVTAPITGKPMDVGRKSYRPPRAVRRYIHALRRTCAMPGCNRPAQYTDLDHATAWADGGGTDEANLRPLCRRHHLLRAEAGWDITTNDDGTVTVTTPGGFTYTDGPPNTAPERFTRGCNKRVYGSTPAPGIASSSRCV